Proteins encoded by one window of Mustela erminea isolate mMusErm1 chromosome 7, mMusErm1.Pri, whole genome shotgun sequence:
- the C7H2orf78 gene encoding uncharacterized protein C2orf78 homolog: protein MRSLASAAPTSSRISSSSLVSSVDVSSSFLNMSENFPNRSLLGPPNSLQLSLPVVTNAASLTGNVCNFSRVSAPAVSSAWLLPSVSGASFQPLMGSAYLYQHSSTTVLSGVTGQSQLSTAAASYPGVFEWDVTGSTEKKSSSLRDLTVTVIDQDAAVSSMSLAASYDKTSEASSMVSLYPSLSASLVQGTPSQMPNQGHGLALPYQEGRQVYYYNQGTLGPLLSGEFGPCLQSYGSVSYAGSRASVPQPEMVMVLKEVQPANVITPASTSGIYYSVSAQPITETSLQVMETSLGMEASLGLQPPSQTYCLPQTPEFSKSRSSRNIQILESNPPLELGEISMIAPVQSSNNVLALPPAPSQEQTENKNLDDIKTKLSKPLDVYQIPIENQDPPLLPLEIPDIHQLLACIDPLGQEEKPVSENTDLGKNALGLKDQVTLENGIESSSGFADIATLVEDIHLPQLFNSLKDLDEAKGPKVMKAKDTRVNKLKQVQEKPSVIKAPSDHVRKNKHKATEPINDAPKTKIQAKNPECLLGEEVIICNVADGDRAPVNRAKHSNSKSQKAASSRTSKTKSHGQEKTKRTRENNPKKAEESKQSGNKVKAEEKPTIPKGKRKKNQPELIQESFKKPRSCLGMHMLESVQVFHALGKKSDKKTGLPSSRALVSSGNSKNAQRPPAIKPWLDTPREGKGPEKKQVKVQKLDRGADNECPSPSQYELPPPGKVKLVPLPFPTYEKPQARPVPRRPQSLASHRSAMPYPARPGSTSSARPVAVNSSRPTPASLTGPARPARPISTNPTRPGLTNPTRPSVPQSAASRPAPYKTSSCTSLQREPVAIAVTKPKSPPKAQSQYLLQDFSFQPIPWRKPNVPEPVMSKPITKEQRPEREAMKRQAQQERENAAKYTSVGKVQYFIEREKEMDISRYYGYAI, encoded by the exons ATGCGCTCTTTGGCTTCAGCTGCTCCGACATCCTCCAGGATCAGCTCCTCATCCCTTGTTTCTTCAGtggatgtttcttcttcttttctgaacATGTCTG aaaatttcccaaatcGATCTTTACTGGGACCTCCAAACTCTCTGCAGCTCTCCCTCCCCGTGGTAACCAATGCAGCTTCCCTGACAGGAAACGTCTGCAACTTCTCCCGGGTCTCTGCTCCGGCAGTCAGTTCGGCATGGCTGCTGCCATCAGTTTCTGGTGCCTCCTTCCAGCCACTCATGGGGAGTGCCTACCTTTACCAACATTCCAGCACAACTGTGTTGTCTGGGGTTACTGGCCAGAGCCAGCTTTCCACGGCAGCTGCTTCCTATCCGGGGGTTTTCGAGTGGGATGTCACAGGAAGTACCGAAAAGAAGTCCTCTTCACTCAGAGACTTAACTGTCACTGTCATTGACCAGGACGCAGCTGTGTCTTCCATGTCTCTGGCAGCTTCGTATGATAAAACTTCAGAGGCCAGTAGCATGGTCTCTCTGTACCCATCGCTTTCTGCCAGCCTTGTTCAGGGAACACCATCTCAGATGCCAAATCAAGGACATGGCCTAGCACTTCCCTaccaggaaggcaggcaggtatATTACTATAATCAAGGCACACTGGGACCTCTACTTTCTGGAGAATTTGGCCCCTGCTTGCAGTCCTATGGCTCAGTGTCCTATGCGGGGAGTAGGGCCTCTGTCCCTCAGCCAGAAATGGTAATGGTCCTCAAGGAGGTTCAGCCCGCAAACGTCATAACACCAGCTTCCACCTCTGGAATTTACTACTCTGTGTCTGCTCAGCCCATCACAGAAACAAGTTTACAAG TGATGGAGACTTCCCTGGGGATGGAGGCTTCCCTGGGATTACAACCTCCAAGTCAGACATATTGTCTGCCACAAACTCCAGAATTCTCCAAGTCCCGCAGTAGCAGAAATATCCAGATCCTTGAAAGTAACCCACCACTTGAGCTTGGAGAAATCTCAATGATAGCTCCAGTCCAGAGTTCCAATAATGTCCTGGCATTGCCTCCAGCTCCAAGCCAGGAACAAACAGAGAATAAGAATTTGGATGATATTAAAACCAAGCTTTCAAAGCCTCTGGATGTCTATCAGATCCCAATAGAAAACCAAGATCCTCCCCTACTTCCTTTAGAAATTCCTGATATTCACCAGCTCCTGGCCTGCATCGATCCCCTGGGCCAGGAGGAGAAGCCTGTTTCTGAAAACACCGATCTGGGAAAAAATGCCCTGGGTCTTAAAGACCAAGTGACCCTTGAAAATGGGATCGAATCTAGCAGTGGTTTTGCAGACATTGCTACACTGGTGGAGGACATTCATCTTCCCCAGCTCTTTAATTCCTTGAAAGACCTTGATGAAGCCAAAGGTCCCAAGGTGATGAAAGCCAAAGATACCAGAGTCAACAAGTTGAAACAGGTGCAAGAGAAGCCAAGTGTCATAAAGGCTCCCTCTGATCACGTCAGGAAGAACAAACACAAAGCCACTGAGCCGATCAACGATGCTCCCAAGACCAAAATCCAGGCGAAGAACCCAGAGTGCCTGTTAGGGGAAGAAGTGATTATTTGCAATGTTGCAGACGGTGACAGGGCTCCTGTGAACAGGGCCAAGCATTCCAACAGCAAGTCTCAGAAAGCAGCATCCAGCAGGACCAGCAAAACAAAGAGCCATGGGCAGGAAAAGACCAAAAGGACCAGAGAAAACAATCCCAAGAAAGCAGAAGAGAGTAAGCAGTCTGGAAACAAAGTCAAGGCAGAAGAGAAGCCAACCATTCCCAAGGGGAAGCGGAAGAAAAATCAACCCGAGCTTATCCAAGAGAGCTTTAAGAAGCCTCGAAGTTGCCTAGGCATGCACATGTTGGAGTCTGTGCAGGTTTTTCATGCTCTGGGGAAGAAGAGTGATAAGAAAACCGGGCTGCCTTCCTCCCGGGCCCTGGTAAGCTCCGGCAACTCAAAAAATGCCCAGCGACCCCCAGCTATCAAACCATGGCTTGATACACCACGTGAGGGCAAAGGTCCTGAGAAAAAACAAGTCAAAGTCCAGAAACTAGACAGAGGTGCTGACAATGAGTGTCCATCTCCATCCCAGTATGAGCTTCCACCTCCTGGGAAGGTCAAGTTGGTGCCTTTGCCTTTTCCAACCTATGAGAAGCCTCAAGCTCGACCTGTTCCTCGGAGGCCACAGTCTCTGGCGTCACATCGGTCTGCCATGCCTTACCCTGCCCGGCCTGGTTCTACTAGCTCAGCTCGGCCTGTTGCAGTCAATTCATCCCGGCCAACTCCTGCCTCCTTGACAGGTCCTGCCAGACCAGCTCGGCCAATTTCAACCAATCCCACCCGCCCAGGCTTGACCAACCCGACCCGGCCTAGTGTCCCGCAGTCTGCTGCCTCGAGGCCTGCACCCTACAAAACATCATCATGCACTTCTCTCCAGCGGGAGCCTGTCGCCATTGCTGTGACCAAGCCCAAGTCGCCACCCAAAGCTCAAAGCCAATATCTACTCCAAGACTTCAGCTTTCAACCAATTCCGTGGAGGAAACCCAATGTTCCTGAGCCAGTCATGTCAAAGCCCATCACAAAAGAGCAGAGGCCAGAGAGGGAGGCCATGAAGAGGCAGGCTCAGCAAGAGCGTGAGAATGCTGCCAAATACACCTCTGTGGGGAAGGTGCAATATTTCATcgagagggaaaaggagatggATATTTCTCGATACTATGGCTATGCAATATAA